A genomic region of Drosophila kikkawai strain 14028-0561.14 chromosome X, DkikHiC1v2, whole genome shotgun sequence contains the following coding sequences:
- the IntS2 gene encoding integrator complex subunit 2, producing MPVKMYDVTARVFSAMQNLDITLLASYPETEIRPVLPSLVRMSLLSPLDNTESSMESRKQILAVLIGIEVVNSIVSYLQVNYHELENELKKELQTRQKAVYFEGQQQHEYGLQSGIALGFERADVARKVRVVLSEIFNLQQQVQEQKPAAHSEMLDDGIYLEEVVDILCIALAELPSLLNILELTDALVHVPNGHRIICALVANFPDCYRDVVSHVIANCDEEGSDGKHRLTLLMALSEMNPSQALANRSMCVEMLKVPSFMLKLTLKHPEDLIAFLTGLLLGNDQNLRSWFAVYIRSSQKRKGDALNLVRVELLQKVIQTTSRATELPDFNLQGAVLLRLYCALRGIGGLKFNDDEINALSQLVTSCPQATPSGVRFVTLALCMLIACPSLVSTIPLENKAVEWLQWLIREDAFFCKRSGTSTSLGEMLLLLAIHFHSNQIANISEMVCSTLAMKIPIRPNSTNRIKQLFTQDLFTEQVVALHAVRVPVTPNLNGTLPGYLPVHCIHQLLKSRTFLKHKVPIKSWIFKQICSSVRPVHPVMAAMVEVFVNTLIIPNPTGKVNIDHMHRPFTEAEILHVFRTSQLTFFAEELPPMAPESEELAQIEVSCPLTAQLLMIYYLMLYEDTRLMNLSALGGRKQKEYSNNFLGGLPLKYLLQKAHHYHHDYLSLFHPLLRLIISNYPHLSMVDDWLEEEHSQAQGGSMTIATSSKRELKPHQLDRALAAIQTKPHLAIRVFKQLLQLPPESLAQYGQQLVQHLPLVFAKPVPRYIKDLYNDIWLRLNAVLPTTLWIMSLRAITNGSDSLTRRTFANESLLEPMEVLSCPRQVFCSPYLLMILLRILKGSLAASKTYLNVHMQQKQVVDKNGLVQTDADREELKTTLIASQESAAVHILLEVLEYMASKANDRVSHLELREIQGIIGTYVHQAFISEPSLAKLVHFQTYPKSVIPMIVASVPSMHICIDFVHEFLNVTEMDKQIFTIELTSHLVLNYSIPKSLGVSKFCLNVIQTTLSLLTASTKCKFLRNVLPAMVRFVETFPILADDCVNILMTTGRSLHSQSSLGVTTMQMPLTESAKLCSYRDAQLHIIMIEDAFKALVTAVMQKSELY from the exons ATGCCGGTCAAGATGTACGATGTGACGGCGCGGGTGTTCAGTGCGATGCAGAATCTGGACATAACGCTGCTGGCCAGCTATCCGGAGACGGAGATACGGCCGGTGCTGCCGTCGCTGGTCCGCATGAGCCTGTTGTCGCCGCTGGACAACACGGAGTCGTCGATGGAGTCGCGCAAACAGATCCTTGCCGTGCTCATTGGCATCGAGGTGGTAAACAGCATCGTCTCCTATCTGCAGGTCAACTACCACGAGCTGGAGAACGAGCTAAAGAAGGAGCTGCAGACGCGCCAGAAGGCGGTCTACTTCgagggccagcagcagcacgagTACGGCCTGCAATCGGGCATTGCCCTGGGCTTCGAGCGTGCAGATGTGGCGCGCAAGGTGCGGGTGGTGCTCTCCGAGATCTTTAatctgcagcagcaggtcCAGGAGCAGAAGCCGGCAGCCCATTCCGAAATGTTAGACGACGGTATCTATTTGGAGGAAGTGGTTGACATTCTGTGCATTGCCCTGGCCGAGCTGCCATCGCTGCTGAACATCCTGGAGCTAACGGATGCCCTGGTGCATGTGCCCAATGGGCATCGCATCATTTGTGCCTTGGTGGCCAACTTTCCCGACTGCTATCGCGACGTGGTCTCGCATGTGATAGCCAACTGCGATGAGGAGGGCAGCGATGGCAAGCATCGGTTGACTTTGTTGATGGCCCTCAGCGAGATGAACCCGTCGCAGGCGCTGGCCAATCGCTCCATGTGCGTGGAGATGCTCAAGGTGCCGTCGTTTATGCTCAAGCTAACGCTGAAGCATCCGGAGGATCTG ATTGCCTTTCTCACCGGCCTGCTGCTGGGCAATGACCAGAACCTGCGCTCCTGGTTCGCTGTGTATATCCGCTCCAGCCAAAAGCGAAAGGGCGATGCCCTGAATCTGGTGCGGGTTGAGCTGTTGCAGAAGGTGATACAGACGACGAGCAGGGCGACGGAGCTGCCAGACTTTAATCTACAGGGAGCGGTGCTCTTGCGGCTGTACTGTGCGCTCCGCGGTATTGGCGGTCTCAAGTTCAACGACGACGAGATCAATGCTCTGTCCCAGCTGGTAACCAGTTGCCCGCAGGCGACGCCATCGGGCGTGAGATTTGTGACGCTGGCGCTGTGCATGCTCATTGCCTGCCCCTCGCTGGTGTCGACCATACCGCTGGAAAACAAGGCAGTGGAGTGGCTGCAGTGGTTAATCCGCGAGGATGCCTTCTTTTGCAAACGCTCCGGCACCAGCACCTCGCTGGGCGAGATGCTCCTCCTTCTGGCCATCCATTTCCATAGCAATCAGATAGCCAATATCAGCGAAATGGTCTGCTCCACGCTGGCCATGAAAATCCCGATCCGACCGAACAGCACCAACCGGATCAAGCAACTATTCACGCAGGATCTGTTCACCGAGCAGGTGGTGGCCCTGCATGCGGTCCGTGTGCCGGTGACGCCAAACTTGAATGGCACACTGCCGGGCTATTTGCCGGTCCACTGCATCCATCAGCTGCTCAAGTCGCGGACATTTCTGAAGCACAAGGTGCCCATCAAGTCGTGGATATTCAAGCAGATCTGCAGCTCGGTGCGGCCAGTGCATCCGGTGATGGCCGCCATGGTTGAGGTGTTTGTGAACACGCTAATTATACCGAATCCCACCGGGAAGGTGAACATCGATCACATGCACAGACCCTTCACCGAGGCGGAGATCCTGCATGTCTTTCGCACCTCCCAGCTGACGTTTTTTGCCGAGGAACTGCCACCAATGGCGCCGGAGAGCGAGGAGCTGGCCCAGATCGAGGTGAGTTGTCCGCTCACCGCCCAGCTCCTGATGATCTACTATCTGATGCTGTACGAGGACACGCGCCTGATGAATCTGAGTGCCCTGGGCGGGCGCAAGCAGAAGGAGTACTCCAACAACTTCCTCGGCGGCCTGCCTCTGAAATATTTGCTGCAGAAGGCGCATCACTACCATCACGACTACCTCTCGCTCTTTCACCCGCTGCTGCGTCTCATCATATCCAATTATCCGCATCTCAGCATGGTGGATGATtggctggaggaggagcataGTCAGGCGCAGGGCGGTAGCATGACAATCGCCACCAGCTCCAAGCGCGAGCTGAAGCCGCACCAGCTGGATCGCGCTCTGGCCGCCATCCAAACGAAACCGCATCTGGCCATTAGGGTGTTCAAGCAGCTGCTCCAACTGCCACCGGAATCTCTGGCCCAGTACGGGCAGCAGCTGGTGCAGCATCTGCCGCTGGTGTTCGCCAAACCGGTGCCGCGCTACATCAAGGATCTGTACAATGATATATGGCTGCGCCTGAACGCCGTCCTGCCCACCACCCTGTGGATCATGTCCCTGCGAGCGATCACCAATGGTTCGGATTCGCTGACCAGGCGGACATTTGCCAACGAGAGCCTGCTGGAGCCCATGGAGGTGCTCAG ctGTCCACGGCAGGTTTTTTGCTCGCCCTACCTGCTGATGATTCTGCTGCGCATTCTCAAGGGCAGCCTGGCCGCCTCCAAGACCTACCTCAACGTGCACATGCAGCAGAAACAGGTGGTGGACAAGAACGGCCTCGTGCAGACCGATGCCGATCGGGAGGAGCTAAAGACCACGCTGATTGCCTCGCAGGAGAGCGCCGCCGTTCACATCCTTCTCGAGGTGCTGGAGTATATGGCCAGCAAGGCCAATGACCGGGTGTCGCATCTGGAATTGCGCGAAATTCAGGGCATTATCGGTACATATGTCCATCAGGCGTTCATCTCGGAACCCTCGCTGGCCAAGCTGGTGCACTTCCAGACGTATCCCAAGTCGGTAATCCCCATGATTGTGGCCAGTGTGCCGTCGATGCACATCTGCATTGACTTTGTCCACGAATTCCTCAATGTCACCGAAATGGACAAGCAGATCTTTACCATTGAACTGACCTCGCATCTCGTTCTCAATTACTCCATACCCAAGAGTCTGGGGGTCTCCAAGTTCTGCCTGAATGTGATCCAGACGACGTTGTCGCTGCTCACCGCCTCCACCAAGTGCAAGTTCCTGCGGAACGTATTGCCGGCGATGGTGCGTTTCGTTGAGACATTCCCCATCCTGGCCGATGACTGTGTTAACATCCTGATGACCACCGGTCGGAGTCTGCACTCCCAGTCGTCGCTGGGCGTGACCACCATGCAGATGCCGCTCACCGAGAGCGCCAAGCTGTGCTCCTATCGGGATGCCCAGCTTCATATAATCATGATCGAGGATGCGTTTAAGGCGCTGGTCACCGCCGTAATGCAGAAGTCGGAGCTGTATTAG